The genomic segment CGTTTTCGAGAGCCATGGTTAGATCTAAAGCATCCCCcagtgattcaccaagtatgATCAAATCATCCGAAAATCGTAAAACCTGCACTCGATGTTCATTGACCGCTACCCCACTTTCTGCATTTTGCATCATTCTCACCGCCTTTTCAAGTGCCAAGTTAAACAGTGGCGGGGATAGTGCATCACCTTGTTTAAGGCAAGTTTCTACTTAACAGGCGTCAGATAGTATGCTGTCTACCCTTACTTGGTATTTTGTCCCTTCCATACACATTTTGGTGAGTGATATAAGCTTATTAGGTATTCCAAATTCttccataatattgtacagaCACTCTCTATGAATCCTGTCATATGCTTTTCTAAAATTCACAAATATCTGCCAAAAATTCTGACGATATTCATATTTCTTCTCAATGATTTGTTCAATTATTGAAAGCTGTTCCACTGTCGACTTTCCTTTAACTCACATTGGTACTCTCCTAGGCACTCTTCTGCATATGATGTTAATCGGCTCAGTAACACCTTAGAAAAAACTTTGTATGCCGTATTTAACAGGGATATACCTCTATAATTAGAACAATCTGTTTTGACACCCTTCTTATGTAGAGGTAAGATTATGATCTCCTTCCAACTTCTACGCATCTGCTCCCCACGCCACGTCTTCTGACAgacattaaatatgaaataccaTGTTTCTTTCCcactatattttatcaactcTGCTTGGATGTTGTCTGATCCGTGAGCCTTCCAATTATCGAGGCTGTCTATTGCTTTATCAGTTTCATCCTGAGTTATATCGTTTATCAAAGGTTCagctttttgaaatattgtcgGCCCTACAGGGTGTGCTTGCCATTGTAAGCCATAAAGGCCAATTAATATCTcagtcaaattataattattcttttgccagttattacattattacagcTATTATAGAACCAGCTGGCCAGACTGTGCTCCACAAAACTGtgagttttttagattctgagtggaacgatgattgtattgatattataatgaagtgtgtgtttttttttatgtgtctgtcatcacggtttgagGCAGCAAACCTgctttttctatacacgatacattattcaaaatattttgatttgttttgaactgttcaggaacattttcagttttataagtcttttatcaataaatgctaataaaacattatttgttcggtaaaaaagcttgaacatttaatacaaggctcctactatattgttacaatgacatttaaaaaatattaaaaattcatagacacagtttttttttataagcatttaaagttcaaatcttgacaaaatacggaaaaaccacgaaaattaccaaattattaggagttgaaaatttataaaaaaatttcttttgaaatttaagattttcaaatgtcatagaagattccttataagttttatacctttataaaaaaaaaaaagtctacaatcaaatcaaattcaatttttgtgagtgttttaagttaatatttttataagattggatattcattcgatttctcgattttattgttattc from the Acyrthosiphon pisum isolate AL4f chromosome X, pea_aphid_22Mar2018_4r6ur, whole genome shotgun sequence genome contains:
- the LOC103309478 gene encoding uncharacterized protein LOC103309478 → MAAGFMSREQPNRRSDIRKYTVVDGRAHPVGPTIFQKAEPLINDITQDETDKAIDSLDNWKAHGSDNIQAELIKYSGKETWYFIFNVCQKTWRGEQMRRSWKEIIILPLHKKGVKTDCSNYRGISLLNTAYKVFSKVLLSRLTSYAEECLGEYQCDALSPPLFNLALEKAVRMMQNAESGVAVNEHRVQVLRFSDDLIILGESLGDALDLTMALENAAEKVGLS